The DNA region TGGGCTCGTGCTCCAGGCAGCATGCGCTCCACGTCACGGTGCTGGGCCGGCCCGTACACTGGGCGTTTCTGGCCGTGGCCACCGTCGGCCTGTTCCTCGCGTTCTGGCTGGTGGCACAGCTGACCGGGCACTGGCACTCCAGCCTGCCGCCGATGATGCTCAAGTCGCTGTACGCCCAGGCGCTCGGCGGCATGTAGCCCATACATAGAAAAGCCGGGATCGCATGACCCCGGCTTCATCCTTTCCCAACTGGTGGCGGGCTATGTCCGCTGCCCAGCCACGATCAGGCCGCATTGATTCCGCCCGGCCGCGCCGGTTCTGAAGTTCTGGAAGCCTGCTGCGTCCATGGCCGATTCCAGTTGGTCACGGGAGATGAAATGCGTGCGATATCCGACCATGCGGGTGACGAACTCCAGCGAGCATTTCTGCTTCGGCGGCATATCCGACGCTGGGTTCATGTGCTGGGCAACGAACCATCCTCCGCTTTTGAGCGCAGCGTGGATTGTTCCCAGGAACCCCGGCAGGTCGTCCATGAAGCCGTACAGCACGTGGGAGGCGAGCACCAGGTCGTACTCTCCGGCAGGGAGCCGCTCTGTGCGCAAGTCGCAGGGCCTGACCGTCACCCGGTCCGAGAATCCGCGTTCCGCAATATGCTCCTCCGCCGTCTCGACCACACCGGGCAGGTCCCACACCGTGCTGCGCAGGTTGGGATTTAGCTCCAGAAGCGCCATGCTGTACTCGCCGTGGTTGCCGCCGATGTCCGCCATGGCGCGGAAGCTCTGGAAGCCGGGCAGATCGGCGATAAACGCCACGGTATCCTGCAAGGCCCCGAGGATCGCATACTGCAGCGTGCCGCGCATGGTGTCGGCGTTGCCCCAATCATCGTCCGTGCGCCCCCTGGCCTGAGACTCTCCCTTGAGCAGCGGCATGAACTCGCTGACGATGTACTGGTTGAAGCGATTGTTGAGCTCCATGGCCGTGCCCTGAAAAAATGTGGAGCCGGAGACCAGATACTCCGAGACCAGTGGAGCGTTCTTGTAGCCATCGCCATTGCGCGCCAGCAGGTTGTGGGTTGCCAACAGATCGAGGAGCGCCTCGGTAGGCTCCGGCAGAAATCCATACATCAGTGCTATCTGCTCCGCTGTGTACGGGCCCTTCTCCAGCGTATCGAAGAGCCCCAGGCGGAGGCTTTGCAGCACAGCGTGGAATGTGACATCCCGCGTCATGAACTGCTCAAGGGGTTGAAAGTCGCATGTTGGTCGGAGCATAATTTATTCCTTTTTTATGATAATGAAATTCATTCTCATTATGCAAACACTTTTTACGAATCAAACCGCACTCAGGGCCTCTGATCCCAGCGTCTTTCACGCTGCCA from Oceanidesulfovibrio marinus includes:
- a CDS encoding methyltransferase; translated protein: MLRPTCDFQPLEQFMTRDVTFHAVLQSLRLGLFDTLEKGPYTAEQIALMYGFLPEPTEALLDLLATHNLLARNGDGYKNAPLVSEYLVSGSTFFQGTAMELNNRFNQYIVSEFMPLLKGESQARGRTDDDWGNADTMRGTLQYAILGALQDTVAFIADLPGFQSFRAMADIGGNHGEYSMALLELNPNLRSTVWDLPGVVETAEEHIAERGFSDRVTVRPCDLRTERLPAGEYDLVLASHVLYGFMDDLPGFLGTIHAALKSGGWFVAQHMNPASDMPPKQKCSLEFVTRMVGYRTHFISRDQLESAMDAAGFQNFRTGAAGRNQCGLIVAGQRT